A region of Allocoleopsis franciscana PCC 7113 DNA encodes the following proteins:
- a CDS encoding Tic20 family protein, whose protein sequence is MTWRGSTTVQDRIFACLPYLLPLIEGLLQFGKLLQQFPPLQFLFLPLLPVIALYQSLGRWGSLIIFFVLFLAVVRNERISHFIRFNAMQAILLDILLILVGLVLGILQPVLGTSSLIVSTLINLVFLAIVAACSYSMVRSLLGHYAEIPTLSEAAYAQVR, encoded by the coding sequence ATGACTTGGCGCGGTTCAACAACGGTTCAAGACCGAATTTTTGCTTGCCTTCCTTATCTGCTGCCTTTGATTGAGGGCTTGCTCCAGTTCGGTAAACTTCTTCAACAGTTTCCACCCTTGCAATTTTTGTTTCTGCCCCTCCTCCCTGTGATTGCCCTATACCAAAGCTTAGGTCGGTGGGGTAGTCTAATTATTTTCTTTGTCCTATTTTTAGCAGTAGTAAGAAATGAAAGAATTTCTCACTTCATTCGTTTCAACGCCATGCAAGCGATTCTTTTAGATATTTTGCTGATTCTGGTTGGCTTGGTTTTGGGAATTTTACAGCCAGTCTTGGGTACGAGCAGCTTGATTGTAAGCACATTGATTAATCTCGTATTTTTAGCTATAGTGGCGGCTTGTAGCTATTCAATGGTTCGGTCTTTACTGGGACATTACGCCGAAATTCCGACGCTATCCGAAGCCGCTTACGCACAAGTTCGCTGA
- the ndhO gene encoding NAD(P)H-quinone oxidoreductase subunit O, with protein MADTIKRGDLVRAIREKLEGSLEAQASDTRFPPYLFETKGEVVDMKGDYALVKFGQVPTPNIWLRVDQLESMK; from the coding sequence ATGGCAGACACAATCAAAAGAGGAGACTTAGTTCGCGCTATCCGCGAAAAGCTGGAAGGGAGTCTAGAAGCTCAAGCCAGCGATACAAGATTTCCTCCTTATCTGTTTGAAACCAAGGGAGAAGTCGTTGATATGAAGGGGGACTATGCACTGGTCAAGTTTGGTCAGGTGCCCACCCCCAATATTTGGTTACGGGTCGATCAGTTAGAGTCAATGAAGTGA
- a CDS encoding ADP-ribosylglycohydrolase family protein: MRYSLLSRFQGALLGSLVREMLLPKGSQGQVLGGVSLTSPKQEDAQTLQQLSVWNQLATCGIESLIRCGRLNLEDWWLLLEKTPSSLGLKSVPSMSESALATIPIALFFHEDEVKLRQQLFTCQDLWQHQAEASEGVLAIAYALSLALREQLDYATLIPRIQIYVGNLETSQSPLMRQLEQVQMLLKKGAGLETTLTQLRRDAQIRGEPLGRAHTSIALAFYCFLSTPEDFRLAVSRAARTGYQPQITVALTGALAGAYNSIIGIPVNWRLTANRISSGNQHLQLADRLLEVWAGVYDVSALGQGQPLAVAAPQVIQPR; this comes from the coding sequence ATGAGGTATTCACTTTTAAGCCGGTTTCAAGGTGCATTACTGGGCAGCTTAGTGAGAGAAATGCTGCTTCCTAAGGGCAGCCAGGGTCAGGTTTTGGGTGGAGTTTCCCTTACATCGCCCAAGCAGGAAGACGCTCAAACCCTTCAACAGCTTTCTGTATGGAACCAGCTAGCGACTTGCGGGATAGAGAGTTTAATTCGTTGTGGCAGGTTGAATTTAGAAGATTGGTGGTTGCTTTTGGAGAAGACGCCGTCATCTCTCGGTTTAAAATCTGTTCCTAGCATGAGTGAGTCCGCCTTGGCGACGATACCCATTGCCCTGTTCTTTCATGAGGATGAGGTTAAGCTGCGCCAACAACTGTTCACCTGTCAAGACCTTTGGCAACATCAAGCTGAGGCATCAGAAGGAGTTTTAGCGATCGCTTATGCCCTCTCACTGGCTCTCAGGGAACAGCTTGATTATGCTACCTTAATTCCTCGAATCCAAATTTATGTAGGAAATCTAGAAACCTCTCAAAGCCCTCTAATGAGGCAACTGGAACAAGTGCAAATGCTACTGAAGAAGGGAGCCGGATTAGAGACAACCCTCACCCAATTACGTCGAGACGCCCAAATTCGAGGCGAACCCTTGGGGCGTGCCCACACTTCTATTGCCCTCGCCTTCTACTGTTTCCTCTCCACTCCAGAGGATTTTCGCCTCGCTGTCAGTCGTGCGGCTCGTACCGGCTACCAACCCCAGATCACGGTTGCCCTGACTGGCGCTTTGGCTGGGGCTTATAATAGCATCATTGGTATTCCTGTAAACTGGCGTCTGACAGCCAACCGTATCAGTAGCGGCAACCAACATCTGCAACTAGCAGACCGACTGCTTGAGGTTTGGGCAGGTGTGTATGATGTGTCAGCGTTAGGGCAGGGTCAGCCTTTAGCGGTGGCAGCACCACAAGTGATTCAGCCTCGATAA
- the glyA gene encoding serine hydroxymethyltransferase translates to MTQSNLDFLIQTDPAVAECLGEELQRQRDHLELIASENFTSAAVLAAQGSVLTNKYAEGLPGKRYYGGCEFIDKVEQLAIDRAKELFGAAHANVQPHSGAQANFAVFLSLLEPGDTFMGMDLSHGGHLTHGSPVNVSGKWFKVCHYGVSPETEQLNYEKIREQALKDRPKLIVCGYSAYPRIIDFEKFRSIADEVGAYLMADIAHIAGLVATGHHPNPIPHCHVVTTTTHKTLRGPRGGLILTNDAELGKKFDKAVFPGTQGGPLEHVIAGKAVAFGEALKPEFKEYSAHVIENAKALATHLQKRGFKLVSDGTDNHLMLVDLRSIGMTGKRADQLMSGVNITTNKNTVPFDPESPFVTSGLRLGSPAMTTRGMGQPEFTEIADIIADRLLNPEDETVAAECRRRVAELCDRFPLYPHLNIRVPTLV, encoded by the coding sequence GTGACTCAAAGTAACTTAGATTTTCTGATTCAAACCGATCCTGCTGTAGCCGAGTGTCTAGGGGAAGAACTCCAGCGTCAGCGCGATCATTTGGAGTTGATTGCCAGCGAAAACTTTACCTCAGCCGCCGTCTTGGCAGCTCAAGGCTCAGTCCTGACCAATAAGTATGCTGAGGGCTTGCCAGGAAAGCGTTACTATGGCGGCTGTGAGTTTATTGATAAAGTTGAGCAACTCGCCATTGACCGTGCTAAAGAGTTATTTGGCGCAGCTCATGCCAATGTCCAGCCTCATTCTGGTGCTCAGGCTAACTTTGCCGTGTTCCTGTCTCTGCTAGAGCCTGGTGATACGTTTATGGGTATGGATTTGTCTCATGGGGGACACCTGACTCATGGTTCACCCGTGAATGTATCGGGTAAGTGGTTTAAGGTATGTCACTACGGTGTCAGCCCTGAAACCGAGCAACTGAACTATGAAAAGATTCGGGAACAAGCGCTGAAAGATCGACCTAAGCTGATCGTTTGCGGCTATTCTGCCTATCCTCGCATCATTGACTTTGAAAAATTCAGAAGCATCGCCGATGAAGTGGGTGCCTACTTAATGGCGGATATTGCCCATATTGCCGGTTTGGTGGCGACCGGTCATCACCCTAACCCAATTCCCCATTGTCATGTTGTGACAACGACCACACATAAGACGCTGCGGGGGCCAAGAGGTGGCTTAATTCTCACCAATGATGCTGAATTGGGCAAGAAGTTCGATAAAGCGGTTTTCCCTGGTACTCAAGGCGGCCCCTTGGAGCATGTGATCGCGGGTAAGGCGGTGGCATTTGGGGAAGCGCTGAAACCGGAATTTAAAGAGTATTCCGCTCATGTGATTGAAAATGCTAAGGCGCTAGCCACTCACTTACAAAAGCGGGGCTTCAAGCTGGTTTCGGATGGAACGGATAATCATTTGATGCTGGTCGATTTGCGTTCGATTGGCATGACCGGTAAGCGTGCTGACCAACTGATGAGCGGTGTCAACATTACGACCAACAAGAACACGGTACCGTTTGATCCAGAGTCACCCTTTGTTACCAGTGGTTTGCGATTGGGTTCACCCGCCATGACGACACGGGGGATGGGTCAACCAGAATTCACCGAGATTGCTGACATTATTGCCGATCGCCTGCTCAATCCAGAGGATGAAACTGTGGCGGCTGAGTGTCGGCGTCGGGTAGCCGAATTGTGCGATCGCTTCCCCTTGTACCCCCATCTGAATATTCGCGTGCCGACTCTGGTTTAG
- a CDS encoding HD family phosphohydrolase, translating to MKTFHSLTQPLMHLRRTPEQLRAWLSFRVSNSSNQTVDAIHHVSTGSKTLVDEAMHSQPLPGLPTKRRKPKSRPPVMWLVAVVSLTSAMGNRFYNQPKLDVGTIAPQTLRAPSPVSIEDTKTTEEKRKAARTGAVPVLMFDHSLTQDLIQAIEQSLERVEELRQMCGPYPFAEATILSEATQRYLRQITEPEWQEILAQVDSLQSTQPAAPTLVLPDQAVQAPNLPLTQAVKELQRYRQLSSPQAFSDLIESISLARQGYVVALRQLSELQRAESGRRYDASLLELSDQDWQETRKGIIQASKLILTQGIPPGLPSNILMEAVRLQLSSFVPQKAEPVAVPLLTNILQPNLKEDKEETKRRAEQAAQAVDPVMVSAQQGEVIVYAGEQINQADFVLLDHFKLSRREINSHGLIGFGIFVSGGLVIFWLVERRVHPRLRRRDHILLWLLALSTPLLVILNISYTDLPAIGLLVGSFYSPALGVTVVSLLTGLVGFGMKVSWDYLLAGSAAGLLGSWMAGRMRSREELAWLGGFVGLTQGGVYLLLNLVPSAAVGAVWYTVLQEAVISSLAGLSWTVVALGISPYLERLFDLVTPIRLAELANPNRPLLKKLATEAPGTFQHTLFVASLAEAAARELHCNVELVRAGTLYHDIGKMHDPLGFIENQMGSPNKHDEINDAWKSAEIIKKHVSEGLVMARKHQLPQAIRDFIPEHQGTLLISYFYFQAKQKAEQEGGSPVDEKDFRYDGPVPQSRETGIVMLADACEAALRSLKDVTTETAVGMIHKILKARWQDNQLVDSGITREELSTIAEVFVRVWQQCNHKRIAYPKAALNDQPSVNS from the coding sequence ATGAAAACGTTTCATTCGTTGACACAGCCGCTGATGCATTTGCGGCGAACACCTGAGCAACTTCGCGCTTGGTTGTCATTTAGGGTGTCTAACTCCTCTAACCAGACCGTAGACGCGATTCATCATGTCTCTACGGGAAGCAAAACCTTAGTGGATGAAGCCATGCATTCACAACCGTTGCCTGGATTACCAACCAAGCGCCGTAAGCCCAAAAGCCGTCCACCCGTGATGTGGCTAGTGGCTGTGGTTTCTCTCACCAGTGCGATGGGGAACCGATTCTACAATCAGCCAAAGCTGGATGTGGGTACGATAGCTCCACAAACGCTCCGGGCACCCAGTCCTGTTAGTATTGAAGACACGAAAACCACAGAGGAAAAGCGTAAGGCCGCCCGTACAGGTGCTGTCCCTGTGTTGATGTTTGACCACTCGCTCACCCAAGATCTGATTCAGGCGATTGAGCAATCTCTGGAAAGGGTGGAAGAATTGCGCCAAATGTGTGGCCCTTATCCCTTTGCAGAGGCGACGATTCTCTCAGAGGCAACCCAGCGCTATCTGCGCCAAATTACGGAACCAGAGTGGCAGGAAATTTTAGCGCAAGTCGATAGCCTTCAAAGTACCCAGCCGGCTGCTCCAACCCTGGTACTACCCGATCAGGCTGTACAGGCACCTAATCTGCCGTTGACTCAAGCCGTTAAAGAACTGCAACGCTACCGTCAACTGTCTTCTCCTCAAGCTTTTTCAGATCTGATTGAGTCGATTTCCTTGGCTCGTCAGGGTTACGTTGTAGCATTGCGTCAGCTTTCCGAGCTGCAACGCGCTGAATCTGGTCGTCGCTACGATGCTTCATTGCTGGAACTCTCAGATCAGGACTGGCAGGAGACACGCAAGGGTATCATCCAGGCGTCCAAGCTCATCCTGACTCAGGGCATTCCTCCAGGACTCCCGTCAAATATTTTAATGGAAGCGGTGAGGCTGCAATTGAGTTCCTTCGTCCCCCAAAAGGCCGAGCCTGTAGCGGTTCCACTGCTGACCAATATTTTGCAGCCTAACTTAAAAGAAGATAAAGAAGAGACGAAGCGAAGAGCGGAACAAGCCGCACAGGCCGTAGATCCAGTCATGGTCTCCGCACAGCAGGGTGAGGTGATTGTCTATGCTGGAGAGCAAATCAATCAGGCGGATTTTGTGTTGCTGGATCACTTCAAATTGAGCCGTCGGGAAATTAACTCCCATGGTCTAATTGGATTCGGCATTTTTGTGAGCGGAGGTCTGGTTATCTTTTGGCTAGTAGAACGGCGTGTGCATCCTAGGCTCAGACGGCGTGACCACATTTTGCTGTGGCTGCTGGCATTGAGCACACCGCTACTGGTCATCTTGAACATTTCTTATACAGACTTGCCTGCCATTGGTTTGTTAGTCGGCAGCTTTTACAGCCCTGCTTTGGGAGTAACCGTTGTCAGTCTGCTGACGGGGTTAGTGGGCTTTGGTATGAAGGTGAGTTGGGATTACTTACTTGCCGGTTCTGCCGCTGGTTTGCTCGGTTCTTGGATGGCTGGGCGGATGCGATCGCGTGAGGAACTAGCTTGGCTGGGGGGTTTTGTTGGGCTAACTCAGGGCGGAGTCTACCTGCTCTTAAATCTTGTCCCTAGTGCGGCTGTGGGTGCAGTTTGGTATACCGTACTCCAAGAGGCCGTTATATCCAGTTTGGCCGGTTTGTCTTGGACTGTGGTAGCCCTAGGGATATCACCTTACCTAGAACGTCTGTTTGACTTAGTTACTCCCATTCGTCTAGCTGAGCTGGCTAATCCTAATCGTCCTTTGCTCAAGAAACTAGCCACGGAAGCACCTGGCACGTTTCAACACACCCTATTTGTGGCGTCCCTAGCAGAAGCTGCCGCCCGCGAACTCCACTGTAACGTTGAGCTGGTCAGGGCTGGCACACTCTACCACGATATTGGTAAAATGCACGATCCATTAGGATTTATTGAAAATCAGATGGGGAGTCCCAACAAACACGACGAGATTAATGACGCTTGGAAGAGTGCTGAGATTATCAAAAAACACGTTTCAGAAGGATTGGTGATGGCTCGTAAGCACCAGCTACCTCAGGCCATTCGTGACTTTATCCCAGAACATCAGGGAACGCTGCTCATCTCCTATTTTTATTTTCAGGCTAAACAGAAAGCTGAACAAGAAGGAGGTTCTCCTGTAGACGAGAAAGACTTTCGCTATGATGGCCCAGTTCCCCAGTCGCGAGAAACAGGTATTGTCATGCTGGCGGATGCTTGTGAAGCCGCACTGCGAAGTCTCAAGGACGTTACCACAGAAACGGCTGTTGGGATGATTCATAAAATCCTCAAAGCTCGCTGGCAAGACAACCAGCTCGTCGATTCCGGGATAACACGGGAAGAATTGTCAACCATTGCCGAGGTTTTTGTCCGAGTTTGGCAACAATGTAATCACAAACGGATTGCTTATCCGAAAGCTGCACTCAATGATCAGCCATCAGTGAACAGTTGA
- the mdh gene encoding malate dehydrogenase, translating to MTSLPNSSILCESRRVSVIGGGKVGSTLAQRIFEKNLADVVLLDIVEGMPQGIALDLMEAQPIERNDRQMIGTNDYADTAGSDIVVITAGIPRKPGMTRDDLLKINAKIVVEASEKAIAQSPNAIFILVSNPLDVVTYLSWKTTQLPPSRVMGMAGVLDSARFQTFIAMELGVSPRDVNALVLGGHGDLMVPLPRYSTVNGIPITELMDAVTIERLVDRTRNGGGEIVGLMKTGGAYFAPASSTCLMVEAIINNQSRQLPASAYLQGEYGLNDIFIGVPIQLGGSGVEKVLEINLTDAEREALHTSAESVRANIQQAST from the coding sequence ATGACATCTCTTCCTAATTCCTCAATTTTATGTGAAAGTCGCCGTGTATCAGTGATTGGCGGCGGTAAAGTAGGAAGTACTCTGGCTCAACGGATTTTTGAGAAAAATCTAGCAGATGTGGTTTTACTCGACATTGTCGAAGGGATGCCTCAAGGGATTGCCCTGGATTTGATGGAGGCACAACCTATTGAACGGAATGACCGCCAGATGATTGGTACTAATGACTACGCGGATACGGCGGGTTCCGATATTGTGGTGATTACGGCGGGAATTCCACGCAAACCGGGCATGACGCGGGATGATCTGCTCAAGATTAATGCCAAGATTGTGGTCGAAGCTTCCGAAAAAGCGATCGCACAATCTCCAAATGCCATCTTCATCCTCGTCTCTAACCCCCTAGATGTAGTGACTTATCTGTCCTGGAAAACGACCCAACTCCCCCCTAGCCGAGTCATGGGCATGGCAGGGGTTCTCGATTCTGCCCGGTTCCAAACCTTTATTGCGATGGAACTCGGCGTTTCTCCCAGAGATGTGAATGCCTTGGTGTTGGGAGGACATGGTGATTTAATGGTTCCCTTGCCTCGCTACTCCACCGTCAACGGCATTCCGATTACTGAACTGATGGACGCTGTCACCATTGAACGCTTAGTAGACCGGACTCGTAACGGTGGGGGAGAGATTGTCGGACTGATGAAGACGGGGGGCGCTTATTTTGCTCCAGCTTCTTCTACCTGCTTAATGGTAGAAGCGATAATCAATAACCAATCGCGGCAGTTACCTGCATCCGCCTACCTGCAAGGCGAATACGGTTTAAATGATATATTCATCGGGGTGCCCATCCAATTAGGGGGTTCTGGCGTTGAGAAGGTGTTAGAAATTAACCTCACGGATGCTGAACGCGAGGCACTCCATACCTCTGCCGAATCCGTTCGCGCCAATATTCAGCAAGCCTCGACATAG
- a CDS encoding competence/damage-inducible protein A — protein sequence MSAEIICVGTELLLGEILNSNAQFLAHELAYLGIPHYYQTVVGDNPERLKQVLAMACDRSNILIFTGGLGPTPDDLTTEAIADFFGVPLIERPDILEDIAQKFVQRGREMTPNNRKQALIPKGADVLQNPGGTAPGIIWQPRPDLTILTFPGVPSEMQQMWRETAVPFLKSQGWGQEIIYSHTLRFWGIGESALAEKVGNFFNLTNPTVAPYASQGEVRLRISARATSEAEAYPLIEPVARQLRKIGGLDYFGADDDTLASVVGRLLTKASETLSVAESCTGGGLGSMVTNVAGSSNYFLGGVISYDNAVKSSLLGVQPSDLEQWGAVSKPVAMQMAAGVRSRLSTSWGLSITGIAGPGGGTESKPVGLVYIGLAKPDGDVECFKYSLGQTRSRSSIRHASACHALDMLRRRLLVRPTNNHFPFSVTIHE from the coding sequence ATGAGTGCTGAAATCATTTGTGTTGGGACAGAACTACTCCTGGGAGAGATTCTCAATAGCAATGCCCAATTTTTAGCGCATGAACTAGCTTATTTGGGCATTCCTCACTACTATCAAACGGTTGTGGGTGACAATCCAGAACGTTTGAAGCAAGTGTTGGCAATGGCTTGCGATCGCAGTAATATCTTAATTTTTACAGGGGGTCTTGGCCCGACGCCAGATGACCTAACCACAGAAGCGATCGCCGACTTTTTTGGTGTACCCCTGATTGAACGCCCAGACATCCTCGAAGACATTGCCCAGAAATTTGTCCAACGGGGACGGGAGATGACTCCCAATAACCGCAAGCAAGCGCTGATTCCCAAGGGGGCAGATGTATTACAGAACCCAGGCGGCACAGCCCCTGGGATTATTTGGCAACCCCGCCCGGACTTAACGATTCTCACCTTTCCCGGTGTCCCCAGTGAGATGCAGCAGATGTGGCGGGAAACCGCTGTTCCCTTTCTCAAAAGTCAAGGCTGGGGTCAAGAAATCATCTACAGCCACACGTTAAGATTTTGGGGCATTGGGGAGTCTGCATTGGCTGAAAAAGTGGGCAACTTTTTCAACTTAACCAACCCCACTGTTGCGCCTTATGCTTCCCAAGGAGAGGTGAGATTACGCATTTCTGCCCGTGCCACCTCGGAAGCGGAAGCCTACCCGTTGATTGAACCCGTAGCCAGACAACTGCGGAAAATTGGAGGGCTAGACTATTTTGGTGCCGATGACGATACTCTAGCATCGGTGGTGGGTCGTCTCTTAACGAAAGCTTCAGAAACCCTCAGTGTTGCGGAATCTTGCACAGGCGGGGGATTGGGCAGTATGGTGACGAATGTTGCGGGTAGCTCTAATTATTTTTTAGGGGGCGTTATTTCCTATGACAACGCCGTGAAATCTTCTCTACTAGGTGTTCAGCCGTCAGATTTGGAACAATGGGGGGCTGTGAGTAAACCCGTAGCGATGCAAATGGCGGCGGGAGTGCGATCGCGACTTTCCACCTCATGGGGACTCAGTATTACAGGTATTGCAGGACCCGGTGGCGGGACAGAATCTAAGCCGGTTGGACTGGTTTACATTGGTTTAGCCAAACCGGATGGCGATGTAGAATGCTTTAAGTATTCGTTGGGTCAAACTCGCTCTCGCTCTTCAATTCGTCATGCTAGTGCCTGCCATGCCCTAGATATGCTGCGGCGTAGACTGCTGGTTAGACCCACCAATAATCACTTCCCTTTCTCCGTGACGATTCATGAGTAA
- a CDS encoding sensor histidine kinase, whose protein sequence is MLNISQIIAEKAESIIEKWMEEVRQDRRIESSINLSDTALGNSLPKLLKSLAAVLAHSQKNFKKIADGSLEHGRLRAKQGYEADEIAQEYSLLRRTIFAVLAPHCLKGSPEEIILLFSKINTVLDEAISVCYKSYVQERLNELEQIQSQLTLTNQELNRLVESSKDNLSYLAHELKTPLTAVIGYSELLQRLQQEKLSAESDSLSLRSIERVLQGGRHLLHIVNDSLELSRYEANQIKLNLEWIDVHSMMAVVSEILNPLAQAKGLELKIDEEGAPEQVFSDSFRLQQILTNLLSNAIRYTEIGSIQVICQSLPDQKWSLAVSDTGIGIAPEDRDHIFQPYSQAVFNQGPRHQEGTGLGLAIVSRLVQILQGEIKLVSQLSVGSTFTVILPIAISSEC, encoded by the coding sequence ATGCTAAATATTAGCCAAATTATCGCTGAAAAAGCTGAGTCCATCATAGAGAAATGGATGGAAGAAGTTCGTCAAGATCGCCGCATAGAAAGCTCAATTAACTTGTCTGATACAGCTCTGGGTAACTCGCTGCCCAAGCTTCTTAAATCCCTAGCCGCAGTACTCGCACATTCTCAGAAAAACTTTAAAAAGATTGCTGATGGAAGTTTAGAACACGGTCGGTTACGAGCGAAACAAGGATATGAGGCTGACGAAATTGCTCAAGAGTACAGTCTCTTACGTCGAACTATTTTTGCAGTACTAGCGCCTCACTGTCTCAAAGGCTCTCCTGAAGAGATTATTCTACTTTTTAGCAAAATCAATACGGTGCTAGATGAAGCCATTTCCGTATGCTATAAGAGCTATGTACAAGAGCGTCTCAATGAATTAGAGCAGATACAGAGTCAGTTGACCCTCACGAACCAGGAACTTAATCGTCTGGTTGAATCCAGTAAAGATAATTTATCCTACCTGGCTCATGAGTTAAAGACACCCCTAACGGCTGTCATTGGTTATTCTGAACTGCTCCAGCGCTTACAACAAGAGAAACTTAGCGCAGAGTCAGACTCTTTGAGTCTTCGCAGTATTGAGCGAGTTCTGCAAGGAGGGCGGCATCTGCTCCATATTGTCAATGATTCCCTGGAATTGTCGCGCTATGAAGCCAATCAAATTAAGCTGAATCTAGAGTGGATCGATGTCCATTCAATGATGGCGGTAGTCAGCGAAATCTTGAATCCCTTGGCGCAAGCTAAAGGTTTAGAGTTAAAGATTGATGAGGAAGGCGCTCCTGAGCAGGTTTTCTCAGATTCATTTCGTTTACAGCAAATTTTGACCAATCTCTTGAGCAATGCGATTCGCTATACAGAGATTGGCTCGATTCAAGTGATTTGTCAGAGTTTACCCGACCAGAAGTGGTCTCTCGCTGTAAGTGATACGGGCATTGGAATTGCCCCAGAAGATAGAGACCACATTTTTCAACCTTACTCACAAGCCGTTTTTAACCAGGGACCTCGCCACCAAGAAGGCACTGGCTTAGGTCTGGCGATTGTCTCTCGCCTCGTACAGATACTCCAAGGAGAGATTAAACTAGTTTCTCAATTGAGTGTCGGCTCTACATTTACAGTGATTTTGCCGATCGCTATTTCCAGCGAGTGTTAA
- the aroQ gene encoding type II 3-dehydroquinate dehydratase, which yields MFVPNETQSHLSILVLHGPNLNLLGRREPGIYGSVTLGEINDRLEQEGQKLQAKVNALQSNHEGVLVDAIHDALGQHQGILINAGAYTHTSVALRDALTAVAIPTVEVHLSNIYQREAFRHHSFIAPVAIGQISGFGADSYRWGLQALVNHLRKLASR from the coding sequence GTGTTTGTGCCTAACGAAACTCAGAGCCACTTAAGTATCTTGGTTCTGCATGGTCCAAATCTCAACCTATTAGGACGCCGAGAGCCAGGAATCTACGGTTCGGTTACCTTGGGCGAGATTAACGATCGGCTAGAACAGGAAGGGCAAAAGCTACAGGCTAAAGTCAATGCCCTGCAATCCAATCATGAAGGTGTCTTGGTTGATGCGATTCATGATGCTTTAGGTCAGCATCAAGGAATATTAATCAATGCTGGTGCCTATACTCACACTAGCGTAGCGCTGCGCGATGCCTTGACAGCAGTCGCCATTCCTACTGTAGAGGTTCACCTAAGCAATATCTATCAGCGAGAAGCCTTCCGGCATCACTCTTTCATCGCTCCTGTAGCGATCGGACAGATTAGTGGTTTTGGTGCAGACAGTTATAGATGGGGACTCCAGGCTTTAGTAAATCACTTGAGAAAGTTGGCTAGTCGTTAA
- a CDS encoding GNAT family N-acetyltransferase — MTPFRITTERLEVIAGTLELAQAEISDRAKFAQLLNARVPDTWPPEFNDHETMSFFLQRLEEAPDQIGWWAWYFVLNSQVKNERILIGNGGFKGKPTSDGTVEIGYSVLKEFQNLGYGTEAIQALIDWAFNHAEVQRVIAETLPELKPSQRLLEKCQFTNIGEGSEAGSIRFELLRRYSGDGEMGRG, encoded by the coding sequence ATGACACCATTTCGGATCACAACTGAACGATTAGAAGTGATAGCAGGAACTTTAGAACTAGCACAAGCAGAAATCAGTGATCGCGCCAAGTTTGCTCAGCTCCTTAATGCGCGTGTACCCGATACTTGGCCTCCTGAATTTAACGACCATGAAACGATGTCTTTTTTCTTACAGAGGTTGGAGGAAGCTCCCGATCAAATAGGATGGTGGGCTTGGTACTTCGTTCTCAATAGTCAGGTAAAAAATGAGCGGATTTTAATTGGCAATGGAGGCTTTAAAGGTAAACCCACCTCTGATGGAACAGTAGAAATCGGGTACTCAGTTTTAAAGGAATTTCAAAACTTAGGATACGGTACCGAAGCGATCCAAGCCCTGATTGATTGGGCGTTTAATCATGCTGAAGTTCAGCGCGTCATCGCAGAAACCTTGCCAGAACTTAAACCCTCACAACGACTTCTGGAAAAATGCCAGTTTACGAATATTGGAGAAGGTTCAGAGGCAGGAAGTATTCGCTTCGAGCTACTTCGCCGTTACTCAGGGGATGGGGAGATGGGGAGAGGTTGA